One segment of Neoarius graeffei isolate fNeoGra1 chromosome 20, fNeoGra1.pri, whole genome shotgun sequence DNA contains the following:
- the LOC132868717 gene encoding uncharacterized protein LOC132868717 isoform X1: MESWFWSMVILQLLLLQMSYNTALLQAASILLYRRRRVFAARAAAALGLSARLLPVPTRSRSCWMRMRSRDWWDRVVLQEFSDAEWREHFRMGRRSFVKLCALMKEVMSPGEVTVRPAVPLEMRVAIALSKLGACGEYRSIAVRFGVHKTTVMKFVYMFCKGMVNQAMQHFIRAPGLQEACAIAERFESRFGIPQVIGCVDVTHIPVLAPSDGYMKFLNRKGWTSYVLQGVVDDSSCFWSASCKVPGGAHDVTVFKQSQLFTMAHLLPKHTCEIGGIPVNFIVLGDAAYPLLEWLMKVYTPSPTLTPQQNSFNVSLTGARTAMETAFGRLKARWRVLLKRSDFHYTFSPYVAITCCALHNFCEREEESFAQAWMEEAAALERAVPQPTTQPYAQSNNAGEAVRRVLTEYVATKFPLHMQES, translated from the exons ATGGAGTCTTGGTTTTGGTCGATGGTTATTTTGCAGCTTTTATTGCTGCAAATGTCATATAACACCGCCCTTTTACAGGCTGCGTCCATTTTGTTATACAGGCGGAGGAGAGTGTTTGCGGCGCGCGCGGCCGCGGCTCTGGGGCTCAGTGCGCGTCTGCTTCCGGTACCGACAAGAAGCCGCTCGTGCTGGATGCGCATGCGTAGTCGGGACTGGTGGGACAGAGTGGTGCTGCAGGAGTTCTCCGACGCGGAATGGAGAGAGCACTTCAGGATGGGCCGCAGATCGTTTGTGAAACTGTGTGCCCTGATGAAAGAGGTCATGAGCCCCGGGGAAGTGACGGTGCGTCCTGCGGTACCGTTAGAGATGCGGGTGGCGATCGCGCTGTCCAAGCTCGGCGCGTGCGGGGAGTACCGGTCCATCGCGGTCCGCTTCGGCGTCCACAAGACCACAGTGATGAAGTTTGTTTACATGTTCTGTAAAGGCATGGTGAACCAAGCGATGCAGCACTTCATCCGAGCCCCGGGCCTGCAGGAAGCCTGCGCCATCGCTGAGCGCTTTGAGAGCAGGTTCGGTATCCCTCAGGTTATCGGGTGTGTCGATGTGACCCACATCCCGGTTCTGGCGCCCAGTGATGGCTACATGAAGTTCCTCAACCGTAAAGGTTGGACATCTTATGTGCTGCAAGGCGTTGTTGATGACAGTTCCTG CTTCTGGAGTGCGAGCTGTAAAGTTCCTGGAGGTGCTCATGATGTCACTGTGTTTAAGCAATCCCAGCTGTTCACCATGGCTCACCTTCTTCCTAAG CATACTTGTGAAATTGGTGGGATACCCGTCAACTTCATTGTTCTAGGTGACGCTGCTTACCCACTCCTGGAATGGCTCATGAAGGTGTATACCCCCAGTCCTACTCTAACCCCTCAGCAAAACTCCTTTAACGTCTCTCTTACTGGTGCAAGAACTGCGATGGAAACTGCCTTTGGGAGGTTGAAGGCAAGATGGCGGGTTCTTCTGAAGAGAAGTGATTTTCACTACACCTTTTCACCATATGTTGCAATAACTTGCTGTGCACTGCACAATTTCTGTGAGAGGGAAGAGGAATCTTTCGCTCAAGCCTGGATGGAAGAGGCTGCTGCTTTAGAGAGAGCCGTACCACAGCCGACAACACAGCCATACGCACAATCGAATAATGCTGGTGAAGCTGTTAGGCGGGTCCTCACAGAATATGTGGCCACCAAATTTCCTCTTCACATGCAAGAGTCGTAA
- the LOC132868717 gene encoding uncharacterized protein LOC132868717 isoform X2: protein MESWFWSMVILQLLLLQMSYNTALLQAASILLYRRRRVFAARAAAALGLSARLLPVPTRSRSCWMRMRSRDWWDRVVLQEFSDAEWREHFRMGRRSFVKLCALMKEVMSPGEVTVRPAVPLEMRVAIALSKLGACGEYRSIAVRFGVHKTTVMKFVYMFCKGMVNQAMQHFIRAPGLQEACAIAERFESRFGIPQVIGCVDVTHIPVLAPSDGYMKFLNRKGWTSYVLQGVVDDSSWTRCCSG, encoded by the exons ATGGAGTCTTGGTTTTGGTCGATGGTTATTTTGCAGCTTTTATTGCTGCAAATGTCATATAACACCGCCCTTTTACAGGCTGCGTCCATTTTGTTATACAGGCGGAGGAGAGTGTTTGCGGCGCGCGCGGCCGCGGCTCTGGGGCTCAGTGCGCGTCTGCTTCCGGTACCGACAAGAAGCCGCTCGTGCTGGATGCGCATGCGTAGTCGGGACTGGTGGGACAGAGTGGTGCTGCAGGAGTTCTCCGACGCGGAATGGAGAGAGCACTTCAGGATGGGCCGCAGATCGTTTGTGAAACTGTGTGCCCTGATGAAAGAGGTCATGAGCCCCGGGGAAGTGACGGTGCGTCCTGCGGTACCGTTAGAGATGCGGGTGGCGATCGCGCTGTCCAAGCTCGGCGCGTGCGGGGAGTACCGGTCCATCGCGGTCCGCTTCGGCGTCCACAAGACCACAGTGATGAAGTTTGTTTACATGTTCTGTAAAGGCATGGTGAACCAAGCGATGCAGCACTTCATCCGAGCCCCGGGCCTGCAGGAAGCCTGCGCCATCGCTGAGCGCTTTGAGAGCAGGTTCGGTATCCCTCAGGTTATCGGGTGTGTCGATGTGACCCACATCCCGGTTCTGGCGCCCAGTGATGGCTACATGAAGTTCCTCAACCGTAAAGGTTGGACATCTTATGTGCTGCAAGGCGTTGTTGATGACAGTTCCTG gacacggtgctgtagtggttag